The Vibrio quintilis DNA window ATGTTCGCGTTGGTGACCAGATTGAAGTATTTGAAACTGTTGAAGTAAAACGTTCAATTGATGATTAATCGATAGTTGTTTCAAGACAGTATTGGTTGTTGAATACACCATGGGGGGCTGGTTTTCCATCCCCCCATTCTTTCTGTATATAAGAGAAGAAAATGTCAAAAGATTTTAGTCGTACGCAGCGTGTTTCGCAGCAGCTGCAAAAAGAATTAGCGATGATTTTACAAAGAGATGTAAGGGACTCCCGCCTGGGAATGGTTACTATCTCAGAAGTAAAAGTATCCCGGGATTTAGCAGTTGCTAAAGTATATGTGACTTTTTTATGTACTGGCGAGCAAACACCGGAAAGCTGTTTAAAGGCTTTAAAAGAGCATGAAGCCCATATACGGATGATGCTTGGAAAGAAAATTCGGTTACGTCTGACACCTGAAATCCGGTTTGTATATGATGATACGCTCGTTGAAGGGATGCGGATGTCTAATCTGGTGACCCAGGCTGTCAGTGATGACTTGCGTAAAAAAGATCAATCTCAGGGAGAAGATGAATAATGGCTCGTCGTCGTAAAGGGCGTCCGGTTGATGGTATTTTGCTCTTAGATAAGCCGGAAGGCATTTCTTCGAATGATGCTTTACAAAAAGTTAAGCGTATTTACTTTGCTGAAAAAGCTGGCCATACCGGTGCGTTGGATCCACTGGCAACTGGCATGCTGCCAATATGTTTGGGTGAAGCAACCAAATTCTCTCAGTTTCTTCTCGATTCTGATAAGCGTTATCGGGTTGTCGCCAGACTGGGGATCAGAACCAATACTTCTGACTCGGATGGCGAAGTAATCCAGGAACGTTCTGTAGATGTGACGCCGGAGCAGTTGGATCAATGTATTGACCAATTCAGAGGGGAAACTGATCAGGTGCCTTCTATGTTTTCGGCACTAAAATATCAGGGACGTCCTTTGTATGAATATGCCAGAGAAGGGATTGACGTTCCGCGGGAGTCCCGAAAAATTACAGTTTATGAGGCGAATCTGATTCGTTTTGAGCATGATGAAGTAGAAATGGATATTCATTGCTCAAAAGGTACCTATATCCGAACGATTGTCGATGATCTTGGGGAAATGCTTGGTTGTGGCGCGCATGTTATCAAGTTACGCAGAACAGCAGTCGCACAGTATCCGGCGGAGAAAATGATCACGCTTTGTGAGCTGGAGTCCTTACTTCAGGAGGCTCAGCAAAAGGAAGAACCCCCAAAGAATTTGCTTGATCCCTTACTTCTGCCTGCAGATACTGCTGTACAGTCATTGCCTGAAGTGAATCTCATCCCTGAATTAGCCGAGATGGTTCAGAAAGGGCAGGCCGTCCAGATTTTGGATGCTCCGGATAAAACACAACTTCGCTTAACGAAGGGTGATGAGAGAATATTTATTGGTGTTGGAGAAATGAATGATGACGGGAAAATAGCCCCTAAACGTTTAGTGGTTTTCCGTTCATAAGGTGCTTTTATCAACTCGGATTTGCAGGAATTCTTTTGTTGCCTGTCACCTTTAATTTCTCTATAATCCCCGCTTCTCGTGTCGGCTGAATCAGAGATTGGCTGGCACATCTTAAAATCTAAACTCTCAGGAGAAAATTATGTCTCTGAATGCTGAAACTAAAGCAGCAATTGTTGCTGAATATGCGCGTGTTGAAGGTGATACTGGTTCACCAGAAGTTCAGGTTGCACTTTTAAGTGCTTCTATTAACCATCTTCAAGGTCACTTCAAAGAGCACAAAGGCGATCACCATAGCCGTCGTGGTCTTTTGCGTATGGTTTCTCGTCGTCGTAAGCTTTTAGATTACCTGAAAGGTAAAGATCTTGGGCGTTACCATGACTTAATCAAGCGTCTTGGTCTGCGTCGCTAAGATATGTTTGAAAAAAAGGGGCTTAAGCCCCTTTTTTTACGTCTGAATTTAACAAAATTCAACATGAGTAGTTTATACTACCGGGCATTAAAGCTGCCTGAATAGCTTTAAAGAAACAGACTCAGGGTATTGCAGTCACCGAAGTCGGCCAACAGGTCGCGGCTATTCAAAAGGGATTCAATGTAATCAGTCTTTTTTGACTAGTCGCGATTTGTAATGCTTTGAGTATTTACAAATATCATCTGGGGTAATCCCAGGGCTAAGGAATTAGAATGTTTGAAAAACCAATTGTAAAAACCTTTCAATATGGAAATCATACTGTAACCATCGAAACAGGTGTGATTGCCCGTCAGGCAACTGCTGCTGTAATGGTTACAATGGATGATACTTCTGTATTTGTTTCCGTTGTCGGTAAAAAAGAAGCTGTTGAAGGGCAGGATTTCTTTCCTCTGACAGTGAACTATCAGGAAAGAACATACGCTGCAGGTAAAATTCCCGGAGGCTTTTTCAAGCGTGAAGGTCGTCCTTCGGAAGGTGAAACACTGACAGCCCGCCTGATTGACCGTCCTATCCGTCCTCTGTTTCCTAATGGCTTTACAAATGAAGTGCAGGTTATTGCAACCGTCATGGCCGTTAATCCTGATGTTCAGCCTGATATCCCGGCTATGATTGGTACATCAGCTGCTTTGGCTATTTCAGGAATACCTTTCAGTGGCCCAATTGGTGCTGCTCGCGTCGGCCATATCAATGGACAGTTGGTACTAAACCCAAGCATGACAGAGCTGAGCGAGTCACGTTTGGATCTGGTTGTTGCCGGTACTGAAAATGCAGTATTAATGGTTGAATCTGAAGCAGATATCCTGACTGAAGAAGAAATGTTATCTGCGGTTGTTTTCGGTCATGATCAGCAACAAACTGTCATCCGTGCGATTAACGAATTTGCAGCAGAAGTAGCCACACCAGCGTGGGAATGGAGTGCTCCGGATGTTGATGCTGAACTGAAATCAGCAGTTGCTGAACTCGCAGAAAGCCGTCTTGTAGATGCTTACCAAATTACAGAGAAGCTGGCCCGCTACAAGCAGGTTGGACAGATTAAAAACGAAGCTGTTGACGTATTGTTGCAACGTGATGACGAGCTGGATGAAAACGAAATCCGCAATATGCTGGGTTCGCTTGAAAAAAATGTGGTCCGCAGCCGCATCCTTTCTGGTGAGCGAAGAATTGATGGTCGTGAAAAAGATATGGTCCGGGCGTTGGATGTTCGTACTGGTGTATTACCGCGTGTTCATGGTTCTTCACTATTTACCCGTGGTGAAACTCAGGCTATTGTGACAGCAACTTTGGGAACACAAAGAGATGCTCAGATTATCGATGAGCTGACCGGAGAGAGAAAAGAGCACTTCTTACTGCACTATAATTTCCCTCCATACTGTGTAGGTGAGACTGGATTTGTTGGTTCTCCAAAACGCCGTGAAATTGGTCATGGTCGTTTAGCAAAACGTGGTATTCAGGCTGTCATGCCAACGGTTGATGAATTCCCATACACTATCCGTGTTGTTTCTGAAATCACAGAGTCTAATGGTTCATCTTCAATGGCCTCTGTGTGTGGATCCTCTCTGGCTCTGATGGATGCAGGGGTTCCTATTAAAGCTTCTGTGGCTGGTATTGCGATGGGGCTGGTGAAAGAAGGTGATGATTTTGTCGTTCTTTCAGACATTCTTGGTGATGAAGATCACTTAGGTGATATGGACTTTAAAGTAGCGGGTACTTCTGCTGGTGTGACCGCGCTGCAAATGGATATCAAGATTGAAGGTATTACAAAAGAAATTATGCAGATCGCACTGAACCAGGCGAAAGGTGCCCGTCTGCATATTCTTTCTGTGATGGACCAGGCAATTGATTCAGCAAGAGATGATATTTCTGAATTTGCACCTCGTATTCACACGATGAAAATCAGCTCTGATAAAATCAAAGATGTTATCGGTAAAGGTGGTGCTGTCATTCGTGCCTTGACTGAAGAAACCGGTACAACCATTGAAATCGAAGACGATGGTACGATTAAGATTGCAGCGACAGAAGGGACAGCAGCGAAAGCAGCGATTCGTCGTATTGAAGAACTGACTGCTGAAGTTGAAGTTGGTAAGATTTATACCGGTCGGGTGACGCGTATTGTTGACTTTGGTGCATTTGTCGCTGTTCTCGGCGGGAAAGAAGGATTGGTTCATATTTCTCAGATTGCGGAGCAACGTGTTGAGAAAGTAACTGATTATCTTAAAGAAGGTCAGGACGTTCAGGTGAAAGTTCTGGAAATCGACAGACAGAACCGTATCCGTCTGAGCATGAAAGAAGCGGTGGAAAAGCCAGAAGCACCAAAGCCGGAAAGTGATACTGAGCAGAAACCTGCTTCAAATGAAGAATAAAGTGATACCAGAATAAATCGCGAGCTTTTTTATTTGAAAGCATGATGTTATAAAGGGAGCTGATATGCTCCCTTTTTTAGTTCCCTACAGGAGAAAATTTAGTGAAGTGGCTTCTCGCATTGTTAACTGGTTTGAGTCTGTTGATAACCAGTGGATGTTCCAGCATTAATTCAAAACAGGTCCAATGGTATTACCCGCCAATGGCAAGGCCTTTACAGCCGACAATTCAGCAGGAAGTAAAAATTGTCCGGCTAAGCCAGTTACTGCAACGGGAGAAATTGTCAG harbors:
- the truB gene encoding tRNA pseudouridine(55) synthase TruB, producing the protein MARRRKGRPVDGILLLDKPEGISSNDALQKVKRIYFAEKAGHTGALDPLATGMLPICLGEATKFSQFLLDSDKRYRVVARLGIRTNTSDSDGEVIQERSVDVTPEQLDQCIDQFRGETDQVPSMFSALKYQGRPLYEYAREGIDVPRESRKITVYEANLIRFEHDEVEMDIHCSKGTYIRTIVDDLGEMLGCGAHVIKLRRTAVAQYPAEKMITLCELESLLQEAQQKEEPPKNLLDPLLLPADTAVQSLPEVNLIPELAEMVQKGQAVQILDAPDKTQLRLTKGDERIFIGVGEMNDDGKIAPKRLVVFRS
- the pnp gene encoding polyribonucleotide nucleotidyltransferase, with the protein product MFEKPIVKTFQYGNHTVTIETGVIARQATAAVMVTMDDTSVFVSVVGKKEAVEGQDFFPLTVNYQERTYAAGKIPGGFFKREGRPSEGETLTARLIDRPIRPLFPNGFTNEVQVIATVMAVNPDVQPDIPAMIGTSAALAISGIPFSGPIGAARVGHINGQLVLNPSMTELSESRLDLVVAGTENAVLMVESEADILTEEEMLSAVVFGHDQQQTVIRAINEFAAEVATPAWEWSAPDVDAELKSAVAELAESRLVDAYQITEKLARYKQVGQIKNEAVDVLLQRDDELDENEIRNMLGSLEKNVVRSRILSGERRIDGREKDMVRALDVRTGVLPRVHGSSLFTRGETQAIVTATLGTQRDAQIIDELTGERKEHFLLHYNFPPYCVGETGFVGSPKRREIGHGRLAKRGIQAVMPTVDEFPYTIRVVSEITESNGSSSMASVCGSSLALMDAGVPIKASVAGIAMGLVKEGDDFVVLSDILGDEDHLGDMDFKVAGTSAGVTALQMDIKIEGITKEIMQIALNQAKGARLHILSVMDQAIDSARDDISEFAPRIHTMKISSDKIKDVIGKGGAVIRALTEETGTTIEIEDDGTIKIAATEGTAAKAAIRRIEELTAEVEVGKIYTGRVTRIVDFGAFVAVLGGKEGLVHISQIAEQRVEKVTDYLKEGQDVQVKVLEIDRQNRIRLSMKEAVEKPEAPKPESDTEQKPASNEE
- the rpsO gene encoding 30S ribosomal protein S15, which translates into the protein MSLNAETKAAIVAEYARVEGDTGSPEVQVALLSASINHLQGHFKEHKGDHHSRRGLLRMVSRRRKLLDYLKGKDLGRYHDLIKRLGLRR
- the rbfA gene encoding 30S ribosome-binding factor RbfA, producing the protein MSKDFSRTQRVSQQLQKELAMILQRDVRDSRLGMVTISEVKVSRDLAVAKVYVTFLCTGEQTPESCLKALKEHEAHIRMMLGKKIRLRLTPEIRFVYDDTLVEGMRMSNLVTQAVSDDLRKKDQSQGEDE